A genome region from Eurosta solidaginis isolate ZX-2024a chromosome 2, ASM4086904v1, whole genome shotgun sequence includes the following:
- the Tap42 gene encoding immunoglobulin-binding protein 1 isoform X6, which produces MARKTFVFVTHLIAKYKYCFPRNVQKPKVMAEKGMETEENANGQQSLQEIFSQGWQEFEELDTSTLPFNSAEYQHKIKNTMSKFEAATTFVNQIGLFSPNELIDEVSTDSLQYLLLPFFLGKVALKLQHEDRGEVLKIAEVYFNDFLHRCKEYELCDDQKMATNAEGGNKDELAELMRAAHARNDKITQFRKKKELEEFINKMKLAVRTKTVDDEVRREFFLKLLNKSIIDANEELDSIKLENQMVEIRAMNVATSGADKIRSDDSVRTLTDAEQSHHHHHHNHRIQQPKKKPMQPFIITRNAAQKAVFGAGYPSLPVMTVNEFYDQRVRDGVFPDEEKVAKINQAQAIAAAQDPNEQEDQEKAIEEEKIENDDPEYMERMRRMDEYKDVVRRGDGNRYNRS; this is translated from the exons ATGGCGCGGAA AACCTTCGTATTTGTAACTCATTTAATAGCAAAATATAAATATTGTTTCCCCCGCAACGTACAAAAACCAAAAGTTATGGCAGAAAAAGGCATGGAAACCGAGGAAAATGCCAATGGTCAGCAGAGTTTGCAAGAAATTTTCTCCCAAGGTTGGCAAGAGTTTGAGGAGCTGGACACAAGCACCTTACCATTTAACTCGGCAGAATATCAA CACAAAATCAAAAATACTATGTCCAAGTTTGAAGCGGCAACAACATTTGTAAATCAAATTGGTCTATTTAGTCCTAATGAACTAATTGATGAAGTGTCAACCGATTCATTACAATATTTACTCCTTCCATTCTTTTTGGGAAAAGTAGCGCTGAAACTTCAACACGAGGATAGGGGTGAGGTGCTCAAAATAGCAGAAGTCTACTTTAA CGACTTCTTGCACCGTTGCAAAGAGTATGAACTATGTGACGACCAAAAAATGGCAACCAACGCGGAGGGTGGCAATAAAGATGAATTGGCAGAACTCATGCGTGCCGCACACGCACGCAATGACAAAATTACACAATTTCGAAAAAAGAAAGAATTGGaagaatttataaataaaatgaaattagctGTGCGCACAAAAACTGTTGACGATGAAGTGCGCCGAGAATTCTTTCTCAAACTACTTAATAAAAGTATTATCGATGCTAACGAAGAATTAGACAGTATTAAATTAGAAAATCAAATGGTAGAGATACGTGCCATGAATGTAGCAACTAGCGGTGCCGATAAAATACGAAGTGATGACTCGGTTAGAACGTTGACTGATGCAGAACAatcacatcatcatcatcaccataaTCACCGTATACAGCAACCAAAAAAGAAACCAATGCAGCCGTTTATTATAACGCGTAATGCCGCTCAAAAAGCAGTTTTCGGTGCGGGTTATCCGAGTTTGCCGGTAATGACTGTCAATGAATTCTATGACCAGCGTGTACGTGATGGTGTTTTCCCAGATGAGGAAAAAGTGGCAAAAATTAATCAAGCACAAGCAATTGCAGCTGCTCAAGATCCAAATGAACAGGAAGACCAAGAAAAAGCTATTGAAGAGGAAAAAATTGAGAATGATGATCCTGAGTATATGGAACGTATGCGTCGTATGGATGAATACAAAGATGTCGTGCGTCGTGGTGATGGAAATCGTTACAATCGTAGTTAA
- the Tap42 gene encoding immunoglobulin-binding protein 1 isoform X3, translating to MWQHGTADCKLFLFDLIHQLPPQYDFDICPSNLQKQTKYKYCFPRNVQKPKVMAEKGMETEENANGQQSLQEIFSQGWQEFEELDTSTLPFNSAEYQHKIKNTMSKFEAATTFVNQIGLFSPNELIDEVSTDSLQYLLLPFFLGKVALKLQHEDRGEVLKIAEVYFNDFLHRCKEYELCDDQKMATNAEGGNKDELAELMRAAHARNDKITQFRKKKELEEFINKMKLAVRTKTVDDEVRREFFLKLLNKSIIDANEELDSIKLENQMVEIRAMNVATSGADKIRSDDSVRTLTDAEQSHHHHHHNHRIQQPKKKPMQPFIITRNAAQKAVFGAGYPSLPVMTVNEFYDQRVRDGVFPDEEKVAKINQAQAIAAAQDPNEQEDQEKAIEEEKIENDDPEYMERMRRMDEYKDVVRRGDGNRYNRS from the exons atgtggcagcatggaacagctgattgtaaactttttttatttgatttgatacatcaattgccaccgcagtacgattttgacatttgtccctcgaatttacaaaaacaaa CAAAATATAAATATTGTTTCCCCCGCAACGTACAAAAACCAAAAGTTATGGCAGAAAAAGGCATGGAAACCGAGGAAAATGCCAATGGTCAGCAGAGTTTGCAAGAAATTTTCTCCCAAGGTTGGCAAGAGTTTGAGGAGCTGGACACAAGCACCTTACCATTTAACTCGGCAGAATATCAA CACAAAATCAAAAATACTATGTCCAAGTTTGAAGCGGCAACAACATTTGTAAATCAAATTGGTCTATTTAGTCCTAATGAACTAATTGATGAAGTGTCAACCGATTCATTACAATATTTACTCCTTCCATTCTTTTTGGGAAAAGTAGCGCTGAAACTTCAACACGAGGATAGGGGTGAGGTGCTCAAAATAGCAGAAGTCTACTTTAA CGACTTCTTGCACCGTTGCAAAGAGTATGAACTATGTGACGACCAAAAAATGGCAACCAACGCGGAGGGTGGCAATAAAGATGAATTGGCAGAACTCATGCGTGCCGCACACGCACGCAATGACAAAATTACACAATTTCGAAAAAAGAAAGAATTGGaagaatttataaataaaatgaaattagctGTGCGCACAAAAACTGTTGACGATGAAGTGCGCCGAGAATTCTTTCTCAAACTACTTAATAAAAGTATTATCGATGCTAACGAAGAATTAGACAGTATTAAATTAGAAAATCAAATGGTAGAGATACGTGCCATGAATGTAGCAACTAGCGGTGCCGATAAAATACGAAGTGATGACTCGGTTAGAACGTTGACTGATGCAGAACAatcacatcatcatcatcaccataaTCACCGTATACAGCAACCAAAAAAGAAACCAATGCAGCCGTTTATTATAACGCGTAATGCCGCTCAAAAAGCAGTTTTCGGTGCGGGTTATCCGAGTTTGCCGGTAATGACTGTCAATGAATTCTATGACCAGCGTGTACGTGATGGTGTTTTCCCAGATGAGGAAAAAGTGGCAAAAATTAATCAAGCACAAGCAATTGCAGCTGCTCAAGATCCAAATGAACAGGAAGACCAAGAAAAAGCTATTGAAGAGGAAAAAATTGAGAATGATGATCCTGAGTATATGGAACGTATGCGTCGTATGGATGAATACAAAGATGTCGTGCGTCGTGGTGATGGAAATCGTTACAATCGTAGTTAA
- the Tap42 gene encoding immunoglobulin-binding protein 1 isoform X5, translated as MCHAVFHEQKTHQPAKPDSKYKYCFPRNVQKPKVMAEKGMETEENANGQQSLQEIFSQGWQEFEELDTSTLPFNSAEYQHKIKNTMSKFEAATTFVNQIGLFSPNELIDEVSTDSLQYLLLPFFLGKVALKLQHEDRGEVLKIAEVYFNDFLHRCKEYELCDDQKMATNAEGGNKDELAELMRAAHARNDKITQFRKKKELEEFINKMKLAVRTKTVDDEVRREFFLKLLNKSIIDANEELDSIKLENQMVEIRAMNVATSGADKIRSDDSVRTLTDAEQSHHHHHHNHRIQQPKKKPMQPFIITRNAAQKAVFGAGYPSLPVMTVNEFYDQRVRDGVFPDEEKVAKINQAQAIAAAQDPNEQEDQEKAIEEEKIENDDPEYMERMRRMDEYKDVVRRGDGNRYNRS; from the exons ATGTGTCATGCAGTCTTTCACGAACAGAAAACACATCAACCAGCAAAACCAGATT CAAAATATAAATATTGTTTCCCCCGCAACGTACAAAAACCAAAAGTTATGGCAGAAAAAGGCATGGAAACCGAGGAAAATGCCAATGGTCAGCAGAGTTTGCAAGAAATTTTCTCCCAAGGTTGGCAAGAGTTTGAGGAGCTGGACACAAGCACCTTACCATTTAACTCGGCAGAATATCAA CACAAAATCAAAAATACTATGTCCAAGTTTGAAGCGGCAACAACATTTGTAAATCAAATTGGTCTATTTAGTCCTAATGAACTAATTGATGAAGTGTCAACCGATTCATTACAATATTTACTCCTTCCATTCTTTTTGGGAAAAGTAGCGCTGAAACTTCAACACGAGGATAGGGGTGAGGTGCTCAAAATAGCAGAAGTCTACTTTAA CGACTTCTTGCACCGTTGCAAAGAGTATGAACTATGTGACGACCAAAAAATGGCAACCAACGCGGAGGGTGGCAATAAAGATGAATTGGCAGAACTCATGCGTGCCGCACACGCACGCAATGACAAAATTACACAATTTCGAAAAAAGAAAGAATTGGaagaatttataaataaaatgaaattagctGTGCGCACAAAAACTGTTGACGATGAAGTGCGCCGAGAATTCTTTCTCAAACTACTTAATAAAAGTATTATCGATGCTAACGAAGAATTAGACAGTATTAAATTAGAAAATCAAATGGTAGAGATACGTGCCATGAATGTAGCAACTAGCGGTGCCGATAAAATACGAAGTGATGACTCGGTTAGAACGTTGACTGATGCAGAACAatcacatcatcatcatcaccataaTCACCGTATACAGCAACCAAAAAAGAAACCAATGCAGCCGTTTATTATAACGCGTAATGCCGCTCAAAAAGCAGTTTTCGGTGCGGGTTATCCGAGTTTGCCGGTAATGACTGTCAATGAATTCTATGACCAGCGTGTACGTGATGGTGTTTTCCCAGATGAGGAAAAAGTGGCAAAAATTAATCAAGCACAAGCAATTGCAGCTGCTCAAGATCCAAATGAACAGGAAGACCAAGAAAAAGCTATTGAAGAGGAAAAAATTGAGAATGATGATCCTGAGTATATGGAACGTATGCGTCGTATGGATGAATACAAAGATGTCGTGCGTCGTGGTGATGGAAATCGTTACAATCGTAGTTAA
- the Tap42 gene encoding immunoglobulin-binding protein 1 isoform X7, with protein sequence MCHAVFHEQKTHQPAKPDFMAEKGMETEENANGQQSLQEIFSQGWQEFEELDTSTLPFNSAEYQHKIKNTMSKFEAATTFVNQIGLFSPNELIDEVSTDSLQYLLLPFFLGKVALKLQHEDRGEVLKIAEVYFNDFLHRCKEYELCDDQKMATNAEGGNKDELAELMRAAHARNDKITQFRKKKELEEFINKMKLAVRTKTVDDEVRREFFLKLLNKSIIDANEELDSIKLENQMVEIRAMNVATSGADKIRSDDSVRTLTDAEQSHHHHHHNHRIQQPKKKPMQPFIITRNAAQKAVFGAGYPSLPVMTVNEFYDQRVRDGVFPDEEKVAKINQAQAIAAAQDPNEQEDQEKAIEEEKIENDDPEYMERMRRMDEYKDVVRRGDGNRYNRS encoded by the exons ATGTGTCATGCAGTCTTTCACGAACAGAAAACACATCAACCAGCAAAACCAGATT TTATGGCAGAAAAAGGCATGGAAACCGAGGAAAATGCCAATGGTCAGCAGAGTTTGCAAGAAATTTTCTCCCAAGGTTGGCAAGAGTTTGAGGAGCTGGACACAAGCACCTTACCATTTAACTCGGCAGAATATCAA CACAAAATCAAAAATACTATGTCCAAGTTTGAAGCGGCAACAACATTTGTAAATCAAATTGGTCTATTTAGTCCTAATGAACTAATTGATGAAGTGTCAACCGATTCATTACAATATTTACTCCTTCCATTCTTTTTGGGAAAAGTAGCGCTGAAACTTCAACACGAGGATAGGGGTGAGGTGCTCAAAATAGCAGAAGTCTACTTTAA CGACTTCTTGCACCGTTGCAAAGAGTATGAACTATGTGACGACCAAAAAATGGCAACCAACGCGGAGGGTGGCAATAAAGATGAATTGGCAGAACTCATGCGTGCCGCACACGCACGCAATGACAAAATTACACAATTTCGAAAAAAGAAAGAATTGGaagaatttataaataaaatgaaattagctGTGCGCACAAAAACTGTTGACGATGAAGTGCGCCGAGAATTCTTTCTCAAACTACTTAATAAAAGTATTATCGATGCTAACGAAGAATTAGACAGTATTAAATTAGAAAATCAAATGGTAGAGATACGTGCCATGAATGTAGCAACTAGCGGTGCCGATAAAATACGAAGTGATGACTCGGTTAGAACGTTGACTGATGCAGAACAatcacatcatcatcatcaccataaTCACCGTATACAGCAACCAAAAAAGAAACCAATGCAGCCGTTTATTATAACGCGTAATGCCGCTCAAAAAGCAGTTTTCGGTGCGGGTTATCCGAGTTTGCCGGTAATGACTGTCAATGAATTCTATGACCAGCGTGTACGTGATGGTGTTTTCCCAGATGAGGAAAAAGTGGCAAAAATTAATCAAGCACAAGCAATTGCAGCTGCTCAAGATCCAAATGAACAGGAAGACCAAGAAAAAGCTATTGAAGAGGAAAAAATTGAGAATGATGATCCTGAGTATATGGAACGTATGCGTCGTATGGATGAATACAAAGATGTCGTGCGTCGTGGTGATGGAAATCGTTACAATCGTAGTTAA
- the Tap42 gene encoding immunoglobulin-binding protein 1 isoform X8 — protein MAEKGMETEENANGQQSLQEIFSQGWQEFEELDTSTLPFNSAEYQHKIKNTMSKFEAATTFVNQIGLFSPNELIDEVSTDSLQYLLLPFFLGKVALKLQHEDRGEVLKIAEVYFNDFLHRCKEYELCDDQKMATNAEGGNKDELAELMRAAHARNDKITQFRKKKELEEFINKMKLAVRTKTVDDEVRREFFLKLLNKSIIDANEELDSIKLENQMVEIRAMNVATSGADKIRSDDSVRTLTDAEQSHHHHHHNHRIQQPKKKPMQPFIITRNAAQKAVFGAGYPSLPVMTVNEFYDQRVRDGVFPDEEKVAKINQAQAIAAAQDPNEQEDQEKAIEEEKIENDDPEYMERMRRMDEYKDVVRRGDGNRYNRS, from the exons ATGGCAGAAAAAGGCATGGAAACCGAGGAAAATGCCAATGGTCAGCAGAGTTTGCAAGAAATTTTCTCCCAAGGTTGGCAAGAGTTTGAGGAGCTGGACACAAGCACCTTACCATTTAACTCGGCAGAATATCAA CACAAAATCAAAAATACTATGTCCAAGTTTGAAGCGGCAACAACATTTGTAAATCAAATTGGTCTATTTAGTCCTAATGAACTAATTGATGAAGTGTCAACCGATTCATTACAATATTTACTCCTTCCATTCTTTTTGGGAAAAGTAGCGCTGAAACTTCAACACGAGGATAGGGGTGAGGTGCTCAAAATAGCAGAAGTCTACTTTAA CGACTTCTTGCACCGTTGCAAAGAGTATGAACTATGTGACGACCAAAAAATGGCAACCAACGCGGAGGGTGGCAATAAAGATGAATTGGCAGAACTCATGCGTGCCGCACACGCACGCAATGACAAAATTACACAATTTCGAAAAAAGAAAGAATTGGaagaatttataaataaaatgaaattagctGTGCGCACAAAAACTGTTGACGATGAAGTGCGCCGAGAATTCTTTCTCAAACTACTTAATAAAAGTATTATCGATGCTAACGAAGAATTAGACAGTATTAAATTAGAAAATCAAATGGTAGAGATACGTGCCATGAATGTAGCAACTAGCGGTGCCGATAAAATACGAAGTGATGACTCGGTTAGAACGTTGACTGATGCAGAACAatcacatcatcatcatcaccataaTCACCGTATACAGCAACCAAAAAAGAAACCAATGCAGCCGTTTATTATAACGCGTAATGCCGCTCAAAAAGCAGTTTTCGGTGCGGGTTATCCGAGTTTGCCGGTAATGACTGTCAATGAATTCTATGACCAGCGTGTACGTGATGGTGTTTTCCCAGATGAGGAAAAAGTGGCAAAAATTAATCAAGCACAAGCAATTGCAGCTGCTCAAGATCCAAATGAACAGGAAGACCAAGAAAAAGCTATTGAAGAGGAAAAAATTGAGAATGATGATCCTGAGTATATGGAACGTATGCGTCGTATGGATGAATACAAAGATGTCGTGCGTCGTGGTGATGGAAATCGTTACAATCGTAGTTAA
- the Tap42 gene encoding immunoglobulin-binding protein 1 isoform X1, with protein sequence MWQHGTADCKLFLFDLIHQLPPQYVTMLPPCIVLPCLLVTLNVLFYLRTFVFVTHLIAKYKYCFPRNVQKPKVMAEKGMETEENANGQQSLQEIFSQGWQEFEELDTSTLPFNSAEYQHKIKNTMSKFEAATTFVNQIGLFSPNELIDEVSTDSLQYLLLPFFLGKVALKLQHEDRGEVLKIAEVYFNDFLHRCKEYELCDDQKMATNAEGGNKDELAELMRAAHARNDKITQFRKKKELEEFINKMKLAVRTKTVDDEVRREFFLKLLNKSIIDANEELDSIKLENQMVEIRAMNVATSGADKIRSDDSVRTLTDAEQSHHHHHHNHRIQQPKKKPMQPFIITRNAAQKAVFGAGYPSLPVMTVNEFYDQRVRDGVFPDEEKVAKINQAQAIAAAQDPNEQEDQEKAIEEEKIENDDPEYMERMRRMDEYKDVVRRGDGNRYNRS encoded by the exons atgtggcagcatggaacagctgattgtaaactttttttatttgatttgatacatcaattgccaccgca gtatgtcaccatgctgccaccttgtatcgttctgccatgtTTACTCGTCACGCTTAATGTGCTATTTTACCTAAGAACCTTCGTATTTGTAACTCATTTAATAGCAAAATATAAATATTGTTTCCCCCGCAACGTACAAAAACCAAAAGTTATGGCAGAAAAAGGCATGGAAACCGAGGAAAATGCCAATGGTCAGCAGAGTTTGCAAGAAATTTTCTCCCAAGGTTGGCAAGAGTTTGAGGAGCTGGACACAAGCACCTTACCATTTAACTCGGCAGAATATCAA CACAAAATCAAAAATACTATGTCCAAGTTTGAAGCGGCAACAACATTTGTAAATCAAATTGGTCTATTTAGTCCTAATGAACTAATTGATGAAGTGTCAACCGATTCATTACAATATTTACTCCTTCCATTCTTTTTGGGAAAAGTAGCGCTGAAACTTCAACACGAGGATAGGGGTGAGGTGCTCAAAATAGCAGAAGTCTACTTTAA CGACTTCTTGCACCGTTGCAAAGAGTATGAACTATGTGACGACCAAAAAATGGCAACCAACGCGGAGGGTGGCAATAAAGATGAATTGGCAGAACTCATGCGTGCCGCACACGCACGCAATGACAAAATTACACAATTTCGAAAAAAGAAAGAATTGGaagaatttataaataaaatgaaattagctGTGCGCACAAAAACTGTTGACGATGAAGTGCGCCGAGAATTCTTTCTCAAACTACTTAATAAAAGTATTATCGATGCTAACGAAGAATTAGACAGTATTAAATTAGAAAATCAAATGGTAGAGATACGTGCCATGAATGTAGCAACTAGCGGTGCCGATAAAATACGAAGTGATGACTCGGTTAGAACGTTGACTGATGCAGAACAatcacatcatcatcatcaccataaTCACCGTATACAGCAACCAAAAAAGAAACCAATGCAGCCGTTTATTATAACGCGTAATGCCGCTCAAAAAGCAGTTTTCGGTGCGGGTTATCCGAGTTTGCCGGTAATGACTGTCAATGAATTCTATGACCAGCGTGTACGTGATGGTGTTTTCCCAGATGAGGAAAAAGTGGCAAAAATTAATCAAGCACAAGCAATTGCAGCTGCTCAAGATCCAAATGAACAGGAAGACCAAGAAAAAGCTATTGAAGAGGAAAAAATTGAGAATGATGATCCTGAGTATATGGAACGTATGCGTCGTATGGATGAATACAAAGATGTCGTGCGTCGTGGTGATGGAAATCGTTACAATCGTAGTTAA
- the Tap42 gene encoding immunoglobulin-binding protein 1 isoform X2: MDTTTPQDETEAKYKYCFPRNVQKPKVMAEKGMETEENANGQQSLQEIFSQGWQEFEELDTSTLPFNSAEYQHKIKNTMSKFEAATTFVNQIGLFSPNELIDEVSTDSLQYLLLPFFLGKVALKLQHEDRGEVLKIAEVYFNDFLHRCKEYELCDDQKMATNAEGGNKDELAELMRAAHARNDKITQFRKKKELEEFINKMKLAVRTKTVDDEVRREFFLKLLNKSIIDANEELDSIKLENQMVEIRAMNVATSGADKIRSDDSVRTLTDAEQSHHHHHHNHRIQQPKKKPMQPFIITRNAAQKAVFGAGYPSLPVMTVNEFYDQRVRDGVFPDEEKVAKINQAQAIAAAQDPNEQEDQEKAIEEEKIENDDPEYMERMRRMDEYKDVVRRGDGNRYNRS; encoded by the exons CAAAATATAAATATTGTTTCCCCCGCAACGTACAAAAACCAAAAGTTATGGCAGAAAAAGGCATGGAAACCGAGGAAAATGCCAATGGTCAGCAGAGTTTGCAAGAAATTTTCTCCCAAGGTTGGCAAGAGTTTGAGGAGCTGGACACAAGCACCTTACCATTTAACTCGGCAGAATATCAA CACAAAATCAAAAATACTATGTCCAAGTTTGAAGCGGCAACAACATTTGTAAATCAAATTGGTCTATTTAGTCCTAATGAACTAATTGATGAAGTGTCAACCGATTCATTACAATATTTACTCCTTCCATTCTTTTTGGGAAAAGTAGCGCTGAAACTTCAACACGAGGATAGGGGTGAGGTGCTCAAAATAGCAGAAGTCTACTTTAA CGACTTCTTGCACCGTTGCAAAGAGTATGAACTATGTGACGACCAAAAAATGGCAACCAACGCGGAGGGTGGCAATAAAGATGAATTGGCAGAACTCATGCGTGCCGCACACGCACGCAATGACAAAATTACACAATTTCGAAAAAAGAAAGAATTGGaagaatttataaataaaatgaaattagctGTGCGCACAAAAACTGTTGACGATGAAGTGCGCCGAGAATTCTTTCTCAAACTACTTAATAAAAGTATTATCGATGCTAACGAAGAATTAGACAGTATTAAATTAGAAAATCAAATGGTAGAGATACGTGCCATGAATGTAGCAACTAGCGGTGCCGATAAAATACGAAGTGATGACTCGGTTAGAACGTTGACTGATGCAGAACAatcacatcatcatcatcaccataaTCACCGTATACAGCAACCAAAAAAGAAACCAATGCAGCCGTTTATTATAACGCGTAATGCCGCTCAAAAAGCAGTTTTCGGTGCGGGTTATCCGAGTTTGCCGGTAATGACTGTCAATGAATTCTATGACCAGCGTGTACGTGATGGTGTTTTCCCAGATGAGGAAAAAGTGGCAAAAATTAATCAAGCACAAGCAATTGCAGCTGCTCAAGATCCAAATGAACAGGAAGACCAAGAAAAAGCTATTGAAGAGGAAAAAATTGAGAATGATGATCCTGAGTATATGGAACGTATGCGTCGTATGGATGAATACAAAGATGTCGTGCGTCGTGGTGATGGAAATCGTTACAATCGTAGTTAA